The following are encoded in a window of Corynebacterium marinum DSM 44953 genomic DNA:
- a CDS encoding TM2 domain-containing protein: MSQPFNQNQYGHYDKDGLPVAPPTYPTPQQQAAPMPMYAAMPQAAQQKSWLVAVLLAFFLGTLGLHNFYLGNTGRGVAQLSLTVLGWVTALILIGFVFLAVVGLWVFIDFVLLLLRSGSMSTDSRGVPLN; this comes from the coding sequence ATGTCCCAGCCTTTCAACCAGAACCAGTACGGCCACTACGACAAGGACGGTCTCCCGGTCGCGCCGCCGACGTACCCGACCCCGCAGCAGCAGGCCGCGCCCATGCCGATGTACGCCGCCATGCCGCAGGCGGCCCAGCAGAAGTCGTGGTTGGTGGCGGTGCTCCTGGCCTTCTTCCTGGGCACTCTGGGCCTCCACAACTTCTACCTCGGCAACACCGGCCGGGGCGTGGCACAGCTTTCGCTGACCGTCCTGGGCTGGGTCACCGCCCTCATCCTCATCGGCTTTGTCTTCCTCGCGGTGGTGGGCCTGTGGGTCTTCATCGACTTCGTCCTGCTCCTCCTGCGCTCCGGCTCGATGAGCACGGATTCGCGCGGAGTTCCGCTGAACTGA
- a CDS encoding DUF1648 domain-containing protein — protein MTEMPDLPRIPVAWRWVWATVVSTAVIVAALVAFEYPRLPDPMPVHWNAAGEPDGFRPKSMDAFLGLVLLGPGALILTMLGTMGLISMQSTSITGMGGAKTPAEAHRTWHGYRIVQGNLGWYLFLLNLVVLFMLARSYGGNTAPFELPLMLALIFALTAALIVRQVHQQKAVEEEHPRPAGERAKWRGIFYHDPEDPRILVDTGSGSNFTFNTGRPAGRVLAGLLFALPALLLLWIGIAALGG, from the coding sequence ATGACTGAGATGCCCGACCTGCCGCGGATCCCCGTCGCCTGGCGGTGGGTCTGGGCCACGGTCGTCTCCACCGCCGTCATCGTCGCCGCTCTGGTGGCATTCGAGTATCCGCGGCTGCCGGACCCCATGCCCGTCCACTGGAACGCCGCCGGCGAGCCGGACGGCTTCCGGCCGAAGTCGATGGATGCATTCCTGGGGCTGGTCCTGCTGGGACCGGGGGCCCTCATCCTGACGATGCTGGGGACGATGGGGTTGATCTCGATGCAGTCCACGTCGATCACCGGCATGGGCGGGGCGAAGACTCCCGCCGAGGCCCACCGCACCTGGCACGGCTACCGCATCGTGCAGGGCAACCTGGGTTGGTACCTGTTCCTGTTGAACCTGGTGGTGCTCTTCATGCTCGCCCGCAGCTACGGAGGGAACACCGCGCCTTTCGAGCTGCCCCTCATGCTCGCGCTGATCTTCGCCCTGACCGCCGCGTTGATCGTGCGCCAGGTGCACCAGCAGAAGGCGGTGGAGGAGGAGCACCCGCGCCCCGCGGGGGAGCGGGCGAAGTGGCGGGGCATCTTCTACCACGACCCGGAAGATCCCCGCATCCTGGTCGACACCGGGTCAGGGAGCAACTTCACCTTCAACACCGGACGCCCGGCCGGCCGGGTGCTCGCGGGTCTGCTCTTCGCCCTGCCGGCCCTGCTGCTCCTCTGGATCGGGATCGCGGCCCTCGGCGGCTGA
- the infC gene encoding translation initiation factor IF-3 has protein sequence MARYVSRNPLLEESHISAEVRINERIRVPEVRLVGPGGEQVGIVRTDDARKLAYDADLDLVEVAPEAKPPVAKIMDYGKFKYEQDQKARESRKNQQQTVVKEQKFRPKIDKHDYETKKGNVIRFLEKGSKVKVTIMFRGREQSRPELGYRLLERLAEEVAEYGVVETRAKQDGRNMTMVLGPVRKGKK, from the coding sequence GTGGCACGGTACGTATCACGAAACCCGCTACTTGAGGAGTCACACATCAGCGCTGAAGTTCGCATTAATGAGCGTATCCGAGTTCCCGAAGTCCGCCTCGTCGGTCCGGGCGGTGAGCAGGTCGGTATCGTCCGCACGGACGATGCCCGCAAGCTCGCGTACGACGCCGATCTTGACCTGGTCGAGGTTGCCCCGGAGGCCAAGCCGCCGGTAGCCAAGATCATGGACTACGGAAAGTTCAAGTACGAGCAGGACCAGAAGGCCCGCGAGTCACGCAAGAACCAGCAGCAGACTGTGGTCAAGGAGCAGAAATTCCGCCCCAAGATCGACAAGCACGATTACGAGACGAAAAAGGGCAACGTGATCCGCTTCCTGGAGAAGGGATCCAAGGTCAAGGTGACCATCATGTTCCGCGGCCGTGAGCAGTCCCGACCAGAGCTCGGTTACCGGCTCCTGGAGCGACTGGCTGAGGAAGTTGCAGAGTACGGCGTCGTCGAGACCCGCGCGAAGCAGGACGGCCGCAACATGACCATGGTCCTCGGGCCGGTCCGCAAGGGCAAGAAGTAG
- the rpmI gene encoding 50S ribosomal protein L35: MKQKTHKGTAKRVKISGSGKLRREQAGRRHLLEGKASTRTRRLKGTVDVAPADVKRMKRLLGKA; encoded by the coding sequence ATGAAGCAGAAGACCCACAAGGGCACCGCCAAGCGCGTGAAGATCTCCGGCTCCGGCAAGCTGCGCCGCGAGCAGGCCGGCCGCCGCCACCTCCTCGAGGGCAAGGCTTCCACCCGCACCCGTCGCCTCAAGGGCACCGTGGACGTGGCCCCGGCAGACGTCAAGCGCATGAAGCGCCTCCTCGGCAAGGCCTAA
- a CDS encoding TrmH family RNA methyltransferase produces the protein MTLDFSDPFTERTPRIVNAAKLHRSAARKKADQFIVEGENAVEAAVATGAARDVFVTEQAAERFAEILVTCGHMGVYVHPITDKAAKSLSDTVTTTGLFAVCEPVLWTAGKALRGRPQLVSVPVATSEPGNAGMLVRVSDAMGADAVIFAGETVDPQSSKAARASAGSLFHLPVARHTNVKDVLGQLRAAGLQILATAADGEVELDDAEELLTNPTAWLFGNEAHGLGKDLLAQADHRVRIPIRGRAESLNLATAASICLYESAKAQAKSRG, from the coding sequence ATGACTCTGGATTTCTCGGACCCGTTCACCGAGCGCACACCCCGCATCGTCAACGCCGCCAAGCTGCACCGTTCGGCGGCGCGCAAGAAGGCCGACCAATTCATCGTGGAGGGGGAGAACGCGGTGGAGGCGGCCGTGGCCACCGGGGCGGCCCGCGACGTGTTCGTGACGGAACAGGCCGCGGAGCGCTTCGCGGAGATCCTCGTCACCTGCGGCCACATGGGCGTCTACGTGCACCCGATCACCGACAAGGCGGCCAAATCCCTGTCGGACACGGTCACCACCACCGGGCTCTTCGCGGTGTGCGAGCCGGTGCTGTGGACGGCGGGCAAGGCGCTGCGGGGCCGCCCGCAGCTGGTGTCGGTGCCGGTGGCGACCTCGGAGCCGGGGAACGCCGGAATGCTCGTCAGGGTGTCGGACGCCATGGGCGCCGATGCCGTGATCTTCGCCGGCGAGACCGTCGACCCGCAGTCGAGCAAGGCGGCGCGCGCGTCGGCGGGGTCGCTGTTCCACCTGCCGGTGGCACGGCACACCAACGTCAAGGACGTGCTGGGGCAGCTGCGCGCCGCGGGCCTGCAGATCCTGGCCACGGCGGCCGACGGGGAGGTGGAGCTGGACGACGCGGAGGAGCTGCTGACGAATCCGACCGCGTGGCTCTTCGGCAACGAGGCCCACGGGCTGGGGAAGGACCTGCTGGCGCAGGCCGACCACCGCGTGCGCATCCCCATCCGGGGGCGGGCGGAGTCGCTGAACCTGGCGACGGCCGCGTCGATCTGTCTCTACGAGTCGGCGAAGGCCCAGGCGAAGTCCCGCGGGTAG
- a CDS encoding DUF2339 domain-containing protein yields the protein MTTDPRDALELRLTLRRLEAAEAALADARRSLDAVLSRQAGVQPTEAPAPSPAAAPAPAPAPALGREPFLRFGHRAEPSPIGSAKPRKPKKPPVPTETKVIRGIAVVGSLITVAGVALAVTLAIQAGLLGPLGRVLLSVLLAVALLGAGLWLDRYRHKAGDRDSNSMVAGVTALVVTSWLVSATIIYALVQELEWWPAWLGALVLMAVWLTFLAVAVLRRLSPVAVSMGLSILPVATVFYDFREPLTWLVTLLPLTLLAVTLGRKHPEVRVVTAAVAVLLQAWLVNDMVNVVFFTPPAVDISIALLGMVSALAFAGMTLRFQKENENANLLTGIIAPLILLLLAAPPANDTWAIWLLVPAAVGLAAIGYLHQDLLGMIGVCATAVAFVLVWLLTPPLGAGAPVDATIVTAVFFAAAVLTILWLEHRKETSVWPWAFWLGAALVVTMHLSRNVLGKSPVWLIDHVALVQALLIAVFLGVAVARRRALAGFPVWAQVVFAVAGLHLSMVTVVTAATWLGNLIGGNPGMWLGYLTGHALVSILWMVLAAWILLAAKGMSDRASLGAGVVLAVAGVVKLIFFDLGTLEGLPRAMAFLVSGVALLAIAALRTRRRPSAAEGRDPDPEEQQGRQGEEQTREHPAGRASGVEGEVAP from the coding sequence ATGACCACCGATCCCCGCGACGCCCTGGAGCTGCGCCTCACGCTGCGGCGCCTCGAGGCAGCCGAAGCGGCGCTTGCCGACGCCCGCCGCTCCCTCGATGCCGTCCTCTCCCGGCAGGCGGGTGTTCAACCTACGGAAGCGCCTGCCCCCTCGCCCGCCGCGGCCCCGGCCCCCGCTCCCGCTCCCGCACTCGGCCGGGAGCCCTTCCTCCGGTTCGGCCACCGGGCCGAGCCTTCGCCGATAGGGTCCGCGAAGCCCCGGAAACCGAAGAAGCCGCCGGTGCCCACGGAGACGAAGGTCATCCGCGGGATCGCGGTCGTCGGTTCGTTGATCACCGTCGCCGGCGTGGCACTGGCGGTGACGCTGGCGATCCAGGCGGGACTGCTCGGCCCGCTGGGAAGGGTGCTGCTCTCGGTGCTGCTGGCCGTCGCGCTGCTCGGGGCGGGCCTGTGGCTGGACCGCTACCGGCACAAGGCTGGCGACCGCGACTCCAACAGCATGGTGGCCGGGGTGACGGCGCTGGTGGTCACCTCCTGGCTGGTGTCCGCGACGATCATCTACGCCCTCGTTCAGGAGCTGGAGTGGTGGCCGGCCTGGCTCGGAGCGCTGGTGCTCATGGCGGTGTGGCTGACGTTCCTGGCCGTGGCGGTGCTACGCCGGCTCTCGCCCGTCGCGGTGTCGATGGGGTTGTCGATCCTGCCGGTGGCCACCGTGTTCTACGATTTCCGCGAACCGCTCACCTGGCTGGTCACCCTCCTGCCGCTGACGCTGCTGGCGGTGACACTCGGGCGGAAGCACCCGGAGGTCCGGGTCGTCACGGCTGCGGTGGCCGTGCTGCTGCAGGCGTGGCTGGTCAACGACATGGTCAACGTGGTCTTCTTCACGCCGCCCGCAGTCGATATCAGCATCGCGCTGCTGGGGATGGTCTCCGCGCTCGCCTTCGCCGGGATGACCCTCCGGTTCCAGAAGGAGAACGAGAACGCCAACCTGCTCACCGGCATCATCGCCCCGCTGATCCTGCTGTTGCTGGCCGCGCCCCCGGCCAACGACACGTGGGCGATCTGGCTGCTGGTGCCCGCGGCCGTCGGTCTAGCGGCGATCGGCTACCTGCACCAGGATCTGCTGGGCATGATCGGCGTGTGCGCCACAGCCGTGGCCTTCGTCCTGGTCTGGCTGCTCACCCCGCCGTTGGGGGCGGGCGCGCCTGTCGACGCCACCATCGTCACCGCCGTCTTCTTCGCGGCGGCCGTGCTCACCATCCTGTGGCTGGAACACCGGAAGGAGACCAGCGTGTGGCCGTGGGCCTTCTGGCTGGGCGCCGCGCTGGTGGTCACCATGCACCTGTCGCGCAACGTGCTGGGCAAGTCCCCGGTGTGGCTGATCGACCATGTCGCGCTGGTGCAGGCGCTGCTCATCGCGGTGTTCCTGGGTGTGGCTGTCGCCCGCCGCCGGGCGCTGGCCGGGTTCCCGGTGTGGGCGCAGGTGGTGTTCGCCGTGGCTGGGCTGCACCTGTCGATGGTCACCGTCGTCACCGCGGCCACCTGGCTGGGCAACCTGATCGGCGGCAATCCGGGGATGTGGCTCGGCTACCTCACCGGTCACGCGCTGGTGAGCATCCTGTGGATGGTGCTGGCGGCCTGGATCCTGCTCGCGGCGAAGGGCATGTCCGACCGGGCCTCGCTCGGAGCGGGCGTGGTGCTGGCGGTCGCCGGCGTGGTGAAGCTGATCTTCTTCGACCTCGGCACGCTGGAGGGGCTTCCGCGGGCCATGGCCTTCCTCGTCTCCGGCGTGGCGCTGCTGGCGATCGCCGCGCTGCGGACGCGGCGCCGGCCCTCAGCCGCCGAGGGCCGCGATCCCGATCCAGAGGAGCAGCAGGGCCGGCAGGGCGAAGAGCAGACCCGCGAGCACCCGGCCGGCCGGGCGTCCGGTGTTGAAGGTGAAGTTGCTCCCTGA
- the rplT gene encoding 50S ribosomal protein L20, producing the protein MARVKRSVNAKKKRRSILKSAKGYRGQRSRLYRKAKEQWLHSMTYAYRDRRARKSEFRKLWIQRINAAARMNDITYNRLIHGLRLAEIDVDRKILAELAVNDFAAFSALCEAAKAALPEDVNAPRVAA; encoded by the coding sequence GTGGCACGTGTCAAGCGGTCCGTCAACGCCAAGAAGAAGCGTCGCTCAATCCTGAAGTCGGCCAAGGGCTACCGCGGCCAGCGCTCCCGCCTCTACCGGAAGGCGAAGGAGCAGTGGCTGCACTCCATGACCTACGCCTACCGCGATCGCCGCGCGCGTAAGTCCGAGTTCCGCAAGCTGTGGATCCAGCGCATCAACGCCGCTGCCCGCATGAACGACATCACCTACAACCGTCTCATCCACGGCCTGCGCCTGGCTGAGATCGATGTCGACCGCAAGATCCTGGCCGAGCTCGCGGTCAACGACTTCGCCGCCTTCTCCGCACTGTGCGAGGCTGCCAAGGCAGCCCTGCCGGAGGACGTCAACGCTCCGAGGGTCGCCGCCTAA
- the uvrA gene encoding excinuclease ABC subunit UvrA: MADRLVVRGAREHNLKGVDIDLPRDKMVVFTGLSGSGKSSLAFDTIFAEGQRRYVESLSSYARMFLGQMDKPDVDFIDGLSPAVSIDQKSTNRNPRSTVGTITEIYDYLRLLFSRAGTAHCPVCDEKIARQTPQQIVDQVMAMEPGLKFQVLAPVVRTRKGEFVDLFKDLAAQGYARVRVDGEVYPLSEPPILKKQIKHDIDVVVDRLQVKESQQQRLTDSVETALGLADGLVALEFIDRPADSADRFMIFSEKLACPNGHPLDIDELEPRAFSFNSPYGACPACDGLGTRTEVDIDLIIPDPDAPAIRSIQPWTSSPNAGYFEKLVEGLAAALDFDPETPYSQLSATQRKALVHGTKTEVSVRYKNRYGRVRNWTAPFEGVMGYLHRKIDQVESEWSKERFLAYTREVACPTCEGARLKPEILAVRLDSSSHGQKSIAGLTELSITDASEFLGSLVLGRKEEMIAGAVLKEVQARLQFLLDVGLAYLTLNRGAGTLSGGEAQRIRLATQIGSGLAGVLYVLDEPSIGLHQRDNQRLIATLKRLRDIGNTLIVVEHDEDTIRAADWLVDIGPKAGEYGGEVVYQGEPEGILSAEGSITGDYLSGKRTLGVPDERRAIDPGRQLTVIGARENNLRGIDVSVPLGVLCCITGVSGSGKSTLVNQILAKTLANQLNRARQVPGRAKRVEGVEHLDKLVQVDQSPIGRTPRSNAATYTGVFDKIRKLFAETTEAKVRGYKAGRFSFNIKGGRCEACQGDGTLKIEMNFLPDVYVPCEVCNGARYNRETLEVHYKGKSIAEVLGMPISEAADFFEPISSIHRYLKTLVDVGLGYVRLGQSATTLSGGEAQRVKLASELQKRSQGRTVYILDEPTTGLHFEDVRKLMLVIQGLVEKGNSVIVIEHNLDVIKSADWIIDMGPEGGSGGGTVVAEGTPEDVAAVEGSYTGKFLAEVL, from the coding sequence GTGGCTGATCGCCTCGTCGTGCGCGGTGCGCGCGAACACAACCTCAAGGGTGTGGACATTGACCTGCCCCGCGATAAAATGGTCGTCTTCACCGGCCTGTCGGGCTCAGGCAAGTCCTCGCTGGCCTTCGACACGATCTTCGCGGAGGGGCAGCGCCGCTACGTCGAGTCGCTGAGCTCCTACGCCCGCATGTTCCTCGGCCAGATGGACAAGCCGGACGTCGACTTCATCGACGGCCTCTCGCCGGCGGTGTCCATCGACCAGAAGTCGACCAACCGCAACCCCCGGTCCACGGTGGGCACCATCACGGAAATCTACGACTACCTGCGCCTGCTCTTCTCCCGCGCCGGCACCGCGCACTGCCCGGTGTGCGACGAGAAGATCGCGCGGCAGACCCCGCAGCAGATCGTCGACCAGGTCATGGCGATGGAGCCGGGCCTGAAGTTCCAGGTGCTGGCCCCCGTGGTGCGCACCCGCAAGGGCGAGTTCGTCGACCTGTTCAAGGACCTCGCCGCCCAGGGATACGCCCGCGTCCGCGTCGACGGTGAGGTGTACCCGCTCTCCGAGCCGCCGATCCTGAAGAAGCAGATCAAGCACGACATCGACGTCGTGGTCGACCGCCTCCAGGTCAAGGAGTCCCAGCAGCAGCGGCTCACCGACTCGGTGGAGACCGCCCTCGGGCTCGCCGACGGCCTCGTGGCCCTGGAGTTCATCGACCGCCCGGCTGATTCCGCCGACCGGTTCATGATCTTCTCCGAGAAGCTCGCCTGCCCCAACGGTCACCCGCTGGACATCGACGAGCTGGAGCCGCGCGCCTTCTCCTTCAACTCGCCCTACGGCGCCTGCCCGGCCTGCGACGGCCTGGGCACCCGCACCGAGGTCGACATCGACCTGATCATCCCGGACCCGGACGCCCCCGCCATCCGTTCCATCCAGCCGTGGACCTCCAGCCCCAACGCCGGGTACTTCGAGAAGCTCGTCGAGGGCCTGGCCGCCGCCCTCGACTTCGACCCCGAGACCCCGTACTCCCAGCTCAGCGCCACGCAGCGCAAGGCCCTGGTGCACGGCACGAAGACGGAGGTGTCGGTCCGCTACAAGAACCGCTACGGCCGCGTCCGCAACTGGACCGCCCCCTTCGAGGGCGTCATGGGCTACCTGCACCGCAAGATCGACCAGGTGGAGTCCGAGTGGTCCAAGGAGCGCTTTCTGGCCTACACCCGCGAGGTCGCCTGCCCGACCTGCGAGGGAGCGCGGCTGAAGCCGGAGATCCTCGCCGTCCGCCTGGACTCCAGCTCCCACGGGCAGAAGTCCATCGCCGGGCTGACCGAGCTGTCCATCACCGACGCCAGCGAGTTCCTGGGCTCCCTCGTCCTGGGCCGCAAGGAGGAGATGATCGCCGGGGCCGTGCTCAAGGAGGTCCAGGCGCGCCTCCAGTTCCTTCTCGACGTCGGCCTGGCCTACCTCACCCTCAACCGGGGAGCCGGGACGCTCTCCGGCGGCGAGGCCCAGCGCATCCGCCTGGCCACCCAGATCGGGTCCGGACTGGCCGGCGTGCTCTACGTCCTCGACGAGCCGTCCATCGGCCTGCACCAGCGCGACAACCAGCGGCTGATCGCCACCCTCAAGCGGTTGCGCGACATCGGCAACACCCTCATCGTGGTCGAGCACGACGAGGACACCATCCGCGCCGCCGACTGGCTCGTGGACATCGGCCCCAAGGCCGGCGAATACGGCGGCGAGGTGGTCTACCAGGGTGAACCCGAGGGAATCCTCAGCGCGGAGGGGTCCATCACCGGTGACTACCTCTCCGGGAAGCGCACCCTCGGTGTGCCCGACGAGCGCCGCGCGATCGACCCCGGGCGCCAGCTCACCGTCATCGGCGCCCGGGAGAACAACCTCCGCGGCATCGACGTCTCGGTGCCGTTGGGCGTGCTGTGCTGCATCACCGGCGTCTCCGGGTCCGGCAAGTCCACCCTGGTCAACCAGATCCTGGCCAAGACCCTGGCCAACCAGCTCAACCGCGCCCGCCAGGTGCCCGGCCGCGCCAAGCGCGTCGAGGGCGTGGAGCACCTGGACAAACTCGTCCAGGTGGACCAGTCGCCGATCGGCCGCACCCCGCGCTCCAACGCGGCGACGTACACGGGCGTGTTCGACAAGATCCGCAAGCTTTTCGCCGAGACCACCGAGGCGAAGGTCCGCGGCTACAAGGCCGGCCGCTTCTCCTTCAACATCAAGGGCGGGCGCTGCGAGGCCTGCCAGGGTGACGGCACCCTCAAGATCGAGATGAACTTCCTGCCCGACGTGTACGTCCCCTGCGAGGTGTGCAACGGCGCGCGCTACAACCGCGAGACCCTCGAGGTGCACTACAAGGGAAAGAGTATCGCCGAGGTGTTGGGCATGCCCATCTCCGAGGCCGCGGACTTCTTCGAGCCCATCAGCTCGATCCACCGCTACCTGAAGACGCTCGTCGACGTCGGCCTCGGCTATGTCCGGCTCGGCCAGTCCGCCACCACCCTCTCGGGCGGCGAGGCGCAGCGTGTCAAGCTCGCCTCCGAGCTGCAGAAGCGCTCCCAGGGCCGCACCGTCTACATCCTCGACGAGCCGACCACCGGCCTGCACTTCGAGGACGTGCGCAAGCTCATGCTGGTCATCCAGGGGCTGGTGGAGAAGGGCAACTCGGTGATCGTCATCGAGCACAACCTCGACGTGATCAAGTCCGCGGACTGGATCATCGACATGGGGCCCGAGGGCGGCTCCGGCGGCGGCACCGTCGTCGCGGAGGGCACCCCGGAAGACGTGGCGGCCGTCGAAGGCTCCTACACCGGGAAGTTCCTGGCCGAAGTTCTCTAG